Proteins encoded by one window of Superficieibacter sp. HKU1:
- the uspC gene encoding universal stress protein UspC: MRYQHLLVAVAATPESHRLVAKAVSIARPLNARVSLITLATDPEMYNHFAAPMMENLRDVIQEETRQFLSDIAQHMDYPIAETIIASGELSEHIKDFCRTRQVDLVVCGNHNHSFFSRATCSAKNVIGNTHVDVLLVALE; encoded by the coding sequence ATGCGTTATCAACACCTGCTTGTGGCGGTTGCCGCTACCCCGGAAAGCCATCGTCTGGTAGCAAAGGCCGTCTCAATTGCCCGCCCGCTTAATGCGCGTGTCAGTCTTATCACCCTCGCCACTGACCCCGAGATGTACAATCATTTTGCTGCGCCAATGATGGAAAATCTTCGTGACGTGATTCAGGAAGAGACCCGGCAATTTTTAAGCGATATCGCGCAGCATATGGATTACCCCATTGCCGAAACCATTATTGCCTCCGGTGAATTGAGTGAACATATCAAAGATTTTTGCCGCACGCGGCAGGTAGATTTAGTCGTCTGCGGCAATCACAACCACAGCTTTTTTTCTCGGGCGACCTGCTCGGCCAAAAATGTGATTGGCAATACGCATGTGGATGTCCTGCTGGTGGCGCTGGAATAA
- the otsA gene encoding alpha,alpha-trehalose-phosphate synthase — MSRLVVVSNRIAPPDDKKASAGGLAVGVLGALKAAGGLWFGWSGEVGNEDQPLKTVSKGNITWASFNLSEQDYEHYYSQFSNAVLWPAFHYRLDLVNFQRDAWEGYQRVNSLLADKLVPLVENDDILWIHDYHLLPFASELRKRNIHNQIGFFLHIPFPTPEIFNALPPNAELLEQLCDYDLLGFQTENDRQAFLECVAAQTRLTTRDGNTHTAWGKNFRTEVYPIGIEPEEIARQATGPLPPKLAQLKNELKNVQNIFSVERLDYSKGLPERFMAYETLLEKYPEHHGKIRYTQIAPTSRGEVQAYQDIRHQLENLSGRINGRYGQLGWTPLYYLNQHFDRKLLMKVFRYSDVGLVTPLRDGMNLVAKEYVAAQDPANPGVLVLSQFAGAANELTSALIVNPYDRDEVAAALHRALNMPLAERISRHAEMMDVIHKNDINHWQERFIRDLKQIAPRSEESQLQHKVATFPKLA; from the coding sequence ATGAGTCGCTTAGTCGTAGTATCTAATCGTATTGCCCCGCCCGATGATAAGAAGGCCAGCGCCGGTGGCCTGGCGGTAGGGGTTCTCGGCGCGTTAAAAGCTGCAGGCGGTCTGTGGTTTGGCTGGAGCGGGGAGGTAGGTAACGAAGACCAGCCTCTAAAGACCGTCAGTAAAGGCAACATTACCTGGGCCTCATTTAATCTGAGCGAACAGGACTATGAACATTACTACAGCCAGTTTTCCAACGCCGTGCTGTGGCCCGCGTTTCACTACCGCCTCGATTTAGTCAACTTTCAGCGGGACGCGTGGGAAGGCTATCAGCGCGTCAATTCACTGCTGGCAGACAAGCTGGTGCCGCTGGTAGAAAACGATGACATCCTGTGGATCCATGATTACCATCTGCTTCCCTTCGCCAGTGAACTGCGCAAAAGAAACATTCACAATCAAATTGGTTTCTTCCTGCATATCCCTTTCCCGACGCCGGAAATTTTCAACGCGCTGCCACCGAATGCTGAACTGCTGGAACAATTATGCGATTACGATCTGCTGGGCTTCCAGACTGAAAATGACCGTCAGGCATTCCTTGAATGCGTCGCGGCGCAAACGCGTCTGACCACCCGCGATGGCAATACCCATACCGCGTGGGGCAAAAACTTCCGTACCGAAGTCTACCCGATTGGTATTGAGCCTGAAGAAATCGCGCGTCAGGCCACCGGTCCGCTGCCGCCGAAGCTGGCGCAGCTTAAAAACGAACTGAAGAATGTCCAGAACATTTTCTCCGTTGAGCGTCTGGATTACTCCAAAGGCTTGCCGGAGCGCTTCATGGCCTATGAAACGCTGCTGGAAAAATACCCGGAGCATCACGGTAAAATCCGCTACACGCAGATAGCGCCCACCTCACGTGGTGAAGTGCAGGCGTATCAGGATATTCGTCATCAGCTGGAAAATTTGTCGGGGCGAATCAATGGACGTTACGGACAACTGGGCTGGACCCCGCTGTATTATCTGAATCAGCACTTCGATCGGAAACTGCTGATGAAAGTTTTCCGCTATTCGGATGTCGGTCTGGTTACGCCGCTGCGCGACGGTATGAATCTGGTGGCAAAAGAGTACGTGGCTGCGCAGGATCCGGCAAACCCTGGCGTGCTGGTGCTTTCGCAATTCGCCGGCGCGGCGAACGAGCTGACCTCGGCACTGATTGTGAATCCTTACGATCGGGATGAGGTGGCGGCGGCGTTACACCGCGCGCTGAATATGCCGCTGGCCGAGCGTATTTCTCGTCATGCTGAAATGATGGATGTTATTCATAAGAACGATATCAATCACTGGCAGGAGAGGTTTATTCGCGACCTAAAGCAGATCGCGCCACGCAGCGAAGAGAGTCAGCTGCAACATAAAGTGGCGACATTTCCGAAGCTGGCCTGA
- the otsB gene encoding trehalose-phosphatase, whose translation MADQLSVPPVLKGNHAWFFDLDGTLAEIKPHPDQVFLTSEVRSALQLLAEKNEGAVALVSGRSMAELDALASPLHFPLAGVHGAQRRDFHGKTHTVELPADVVHTLNDQLTTALAVMPGCELEAKGMAFALHYRQAPQFEERIMALAQGIVGLYPQLALQPGKCVVELKPQGISKGEAIAAFMQEAPFRGRTPVFVGDDLTDEAGFRVVNQLNGISIKVGPGATQAQWRLASVADVHQWLQTIADNQLLQEKALTDRRDGHESLSRSI comes from the coding sequence GTGGCTGACCAGTTATCTGTACCGCCTGTACTTAAAGGAAATCACGCCTGGTTCTTTGACCTCGATGGTACTCTCGCTGAAATCAAACCGCACCCGGATCAGGTATTCCTGACCTCCGAGGTTCGTAGCGCGCTGCAATTGCTGGCAGAGAAAAATGAGGGCGCGGTGGCTCTGGTCTCCGGGCGCTCTATGGCCGAACTCGACGCGCTCGCCAGTCCGCTGCATTTTCCGCTTGCCGGGGTGCACGGCGCGCAGCGACGTGATTTTCATGGTAAGACGCACACCGTAGAACTGCCTGCGGACGTTGTGCATACGCTTAACGATCAATTGACCACCGCCCTGGCGGTGATGCCAGGCTGCGAGCTTGAGGCGAAAGGCATGGCGTTTGCGCTGCACTATCGTCAGGCACCGCAGTTTGAAGAGCGCATTATGGCGCTGGCGCAAGGTATTGTGGGACTGTATCCGCAGCTGGCACTCCAGCCGGGTAAATGTGTTGTCGAATTAAAACCGCAGGGGATTAGCAAAGGTGAAGCGATTGCTGCCTTTATGCAGGAAGCACCTTTTCGCGGTAGGACGCCGGTCTTCGTGGGTGACGATCTCACTGATGAAGCCGGGTTCCGGGTGGTTAACCAGCTCAACGGGATTTCCATCAAAGTAGGACCGGGGGCAACCCAGGCGCAGTGGCGTCTGGCGAGTGTCGCCGATGTGCATCAGTGGCTACAAACTATTGCTGATAACCAACTATTACAAGAAAAAGCGCTAACAGACAGGAGAGATGGCCATGAGTCGCTTAGTCGTAGTATCTAA